From Micromonospora auratinigra:
GCGACGGCGACGAGGTGGTCGGGGCGACCTGGCTCCGTGACGGGCAGGAGACCCTGGCGTTCGTCTCCTCCGAGGCGTCGCTGCTGCGCTTCCCGGCGTCCCTGGTCCGGCCGCAGGGCATCAAGGGTGGCGGCATGGCCGGCATCAACCTGCCGGGCGAGGCCCGGGTGGTCTTCTTCGGCGCGGTACGCACCGACGACCCGGGTCACGGTGAGCCGATGGTGGTCACCTCCACCGACGCCACCGTGAAGGTGACGCCGTTCAAGGCGTACCCGGCGAAGGGGCGGGCGACCGGCGGGGTGCGCGCCCAGCGGTTCCTCAAGGGCGAGACGGACCTGACGGTGGCCTGGATCGGCCCGCGGCCGGTCGGCGCGACCGCCACCGGCGACCCGGTGGAGCTGCCCCCGGCGGATCCGCGCCGGGACGGCTCCGGCTTCGCGGTCATGCTCGGCCCGACGGTCGTCGGCCACCAGATCGACCGCGACTGACCTGTTCACCGAAGGGCTGGCGGCGTATGCCGCCGGCCCTTCGCGCATCCCGCCCTCCCTCCCACGCCCACCCCACCCTGGCCCGCCTCTCGGCCCTCCCCGGTGATCAGGGAGTGTGCGTCAGGAATCCGCCGTGGGCTGACGCACATTCCTTGATCACCGGCGCCACGCGGCTGAGGGCGCGCGGGTCGGCGGCGGGCGGGAGGTGGGTCAGAGTTCGGGTTCGGGGGCGGGGCGGGTCTCGGCGGTCGTGCCGCGGAGGTGGGCGATCAGGCGCATGCCGTGGTAGATCACCAGGGCGGCGGCGGTGCCCAGGGCGATGCCGTTGAAGGAGAGGTCGCCGGCGGTCACCGTGTAGTTGGCCGCCCCCACGATCACCGCGACCGCGGCGGTCATCAGGTTCACCGGGTCGTGGAAGTCCACCCGGTTCTCGATCCAGATCCGCGCGCCGAGGATCGCGATCAGCCCGTAGAGGGCGGTGGTCGCGCCGCCGAGCACCCCGGCTGGCACGGTGAGGATCAGCGCGCCGAACTTCGGGCTCAGCCCGAGCAGCACCGCCGCCACGCCGGCCACCCAGTACGCGGCCGTCGAGTAGACCCGGGTCGCCGCCATCACGCCGATGTTCTCCGCGTACGTGGTGGTGCCGGAGCCGCCGCCCGAGCCGGCCAGCACGGTGGCCAGGCCGTCACCGAGGAACGCCCGCCCCATCAGCCGGTCGAGGTTGCGTCCGGTCATCGCGGCGACCGCCTTGACGTGCCCGGCGTTCTCCGCGATCAGCACCAGGATCACCGGGATGACCAGCACCACCGCGCGCAGGCTGAAACTGGGCGCGTGGAACTGCGGCAGCCCCACCCAGGCGGCCTCCCTCAGCCCGGTCACCGCGTTCTGGTCGAGCTGCCCGAGCAGCGCGGCGAGCACCCAGCCGACCACCACCCCGAGCAGGATGGACAGGCGGGCCAGGAAGCCGCGGAAGAGCACGGTGGCGACCAGGATCGCGGCCAGGGTGACCACCGCGACCAGCGGCTGCGCCTTCACCCCGGTGCCGCTACCGCCGCCGTCCCAGGCCACCGGCGCCAGGTTGAGCCCGATCAGGGCGACGATCGCGCCGGTCACCACGGGTGGCATCAGCGCGTCGATCCAGCGGGAGCCGGCCAGCTGCACCACGACCCCGACCAGCGCCAGCACCGCGCCGGCCACCAAAATGCCGCCGAGCGCCGCGCCGATGCCGCCGCCCGTCTTGGCGGCCAGCACCGGGGCGATGAAGGCGAACGACGAGCCCAGGTACGAGGGCAGCCGGTTGCCGGTGATCAGCAGGAAGAGCAGGGTGCCCAGCCCGGAGAAGAAGAGCGTGGTGGCCGGCGGGAAACCGGTGATCAGCGGCACGGTGAAGGTGGCGCCGAACATCGCCACCACGTGCTGCACGCCGACGCCGACCGTACGCGGCCAGGAGAGCCGCTCGGCCGGGTGCACCACGTCGCCGGGGCGGACGGTGCGGCCGTCGCCGTGCAGGGTCCACGGGGACCAGCGGGATCGTGCCGGGGTGGGGGACTGGGTCATGCTGCGCCCTTCGCGTCGTCAGGTGACGGGGGCGAGACCACCCTGGGAGTCGTTTCTAGCACGGCACCGGTCAGGAGCCGGTGAGCGCCTCCGCGGTGTCCTGTTCCCGCTGCGGGGTGCGCGGGCGGACCAGCGCCGGCGCGGCGTGGGCCGGGCGCAGCGTGAGCAGGCTGCCCACCAGGCCGGAGAAGAGCACCACCACGCCCAGCGCCACGGCCGTCGCCGACGGCAGCACCACCCGCAGCGTGGTGTGCGGGTCGAGGTCGTCGAAGCCGACCCCGCCCCAGTGCCAGAACGCCCCCACGGTGCCGACCGTGCCGGCGGCGAGCAGCAGCAGGCCGATCGTCACGCTGGTCTCCAGACGCAGGAAGCGGATCCACCGGTCGGCGCTGCGCTGGGGCACCAGCCGCTCCTGCCGGCCGTAGATCTCGGCCAGCCCGCCGAAGATCGCGAGCTGCGCCCCGACCAGCACCATCAGGCAGGCGTACACCAGGGTGTTGACGTCCAGTTCGACGGCGCCCAGGGTGAGCGGCCCGGGGGTGAGCGCGCCCACCCCGACCAGGCCGAGCAGGGCGATCACGGCCCCCGGCCAGACCAGCGTCTTGCGCGGCGCGAACACCAGCAGGAACCGCAGGTGCCGCCAGCCGTCGCGCCAGGTGCGCAGGTGCGGCGGCCGGGAGCGGCCGTCGGGGGCGAGGGTGGTCGGCACCTCGACGATGTCGTAGCCGGCCAGCGCGGCGCGGACCACCAGCTCCGAGGCGAACTCCATGCCGGGCATGCA
This genomic window contains:
- a CDS encoding glycosyltransferase family 2 protein yields the protein MTTEPEIEVTVLLPCLNEAETLEVCVRKALRSLAECGVTGEVLVSDNGSTDGSQELAERAGARVVHAPIRGYGGALLHGIAQARGRYVIMADADDSYALSDLGPFVEALRAGHDVVMGNRFRGGIAEGAMPPLHRYLGNPVLSWLGRQLFGLRAVGDFHCGMRGFNAARIRALGLCMPGMEFASELVVRAALAGYDIVEVPTTLAPDGRSRPPHLRTWRDGWRHLRFLLVFAPRKTLVWPGAVIALLGLVGVGALTPGPLTLGAVELDVNTLVYACLMVLVGAQLAIFGGLAEIYGRQERLVPQRSADRWIRFLRLETSVTIGLLLLAAGTVGTVGAFWHWGGVGFDDLDPHTTLRVVLPSATAVALGVVVLFSGLVGSLLTLRPAHAAPALVRPRTPQREQDTAEALTGS
- a CDS encoding uracil-xanthine permease family protein — protein: MTQSPTPARSRWSPWTLHGDGRTVRPGDVVHPAERLSWPRTVGVGVQHVVAMFGATFTVPLITGFPPATTLFFSGLGTLLFLLITGNRLPSYLGSSFAFIAPVLAAKTGGGIGAALGGILVAGAVLALVGVVVQLAGSRWIDALMPPVVTGAIVALIGLNLAPVAWDGGGSGTGVKAQPLVAVVTLAAILVATVLFRGFLARLSILLGVVVGWVLAALLGQLDQNAVTGLREAAWVGLPQFHAPSFSLRAVVLVIPVILVLIAENAGHVKAVAAMTGRNLDRLMGRAFLGDGLATVLAGSGGGSGTTTYAENIGVMAATRVYSTAAYWVAGVAAVLLGLSPKFGALILTVPAGVLGGATTALYGLIAILGARIWIENRVDFHDPVNLMTAAVAVIVGAANYTVTAGDLSFNGIALGTAAALVIYHGMRLIAHLRGTTAETRPAPEPEL